One stretch of Ictalurus punctatus breed USDA103 chromosome 5, Coco_2.0, whole genome shotgun sequence DNA includes these proteins:
- the si:ch73-170d6.2 gene encoding uncharacterized protein si:ch73-170d6.2, with protein sequence MKKSTQSVTRAQDQARNPGCVSRPSRTEHQSGLHKQTVLAKTSALNCGSPSRRKPETQEEVHTNMKKSTQSVTRAQDQARNPGCMSRPCRTEHQSGLHKQTVLAKTSALNCGSPSSRRKPETQEEVHTNMKKSTQSVTRAQDQARNPGCMSRPCRTEHQSDNHQSIKSNNMETKIKNNKNYSIKSTGKPSVYLLNLKDTGRDQLHIKDFGCFCQNRTQQNKTIMLLGATGSGKSTLINGMVNYILGVQWGDTCRFKLIDEQTNKTQAESQTSDVTAYQIHYQNDFQVPYSVTIIDTPGFGDTRGIAKDKEIIEKIRMFFSEKDGILGLDAVCFVVQSALARLTQTQKYIFESVLSIFGKDIANNITFMITFADGQKPPVLDAIEAADIPCVKEGDKILHFKFNNSALFAQNEEVDDDDDDNFDEMFWKMGKGSMKRFFNYLEKMETKSLQLTKEVLSERKHLETVVTGVQPLIQTGLAKLEEIKMTTAALEQNQNVIKENENFEYEVEVEKSKKVTLEKGKFVTNCHGCNFTCHYPCVYSNDADKSKCAAMKHGNCKVCPGKCPWNVHHNMQFRFETETVKQTRTYANLKKQYEDALGKHMTIEKIIDQLEEEYEDVQEKVLQLNDQLARSLTRLKEIALRPDPLSTPGYIELLIESEKQMAKAGYKKRIAELEELKQRALILEKAEKGEPLTEHEKGLRSRKTIAQKLNGVYNDIKNWFIT encoded by the exons GCCTACATAAACAGACTGTACTGGCCAAGACCAGTGCCTTGAATTGTGGATCGCCTAGCAG gaggaaaccggagaccCAGGAGGAAGTtcacacaaacatgaaaaaGTCCACACAgtcagtaacccgagctcaggatcaagcCAGGAACCCTGGATGTATGAGCCGGCCATGCCGTACTGAGCACCAATCAG GCCTACATAAACAGACTGTACTGGCCAAGACCAGTGCCTTGAATTGTGGATCGCCTAGCAG taggaggaaaccagagacccAGGAGGAAGTtcacacaaacatgaaaaaGTCCACACAgtcagtaacccgagctcaggatcaagcCAGGAACCCTGGATGTATGAGCCGGCCATGCCGTACTGAGCACCAATCAG ATAACCACCAGAGCATAAAGAGCAACAATATGGAAaccaaaattaaaaataataaaaactacagtATAAAAAGCACTGGTAAACCTTCAGTGTATCTACTGAATCTGAAGGACACAGGAAGAGATCAGCTTCACATAAAAGACTTTGGATGTTTTTGTCAAAACAGAactcaacaaaacaaaactataatGCTCCTGGGAGCCACTGGCTCTGGAAAGAGCACTCTCATTAATGGCATGGTCAATTACATACTGGGAGTACAGTGGGGTGATACATGCAGATTTAAACTGATAGATGAGCAGACCAATAAAACACAAGCTGAGAGCCAGACTTCAGATGTTACAGCATATCAGATACACTATCAAAATGACTTCCAAGTTCCCTATTCAGTCACAATCATAGACACACCAGGGTTTGGAGACACAAGGGGAATCGCAAAAGACAAGGAGATCATTGAGAAAATCAGAATGTTCTTCTCTGAAAAAGATGGCATTCTTGGTCttgatgctgtgtgttttgtggtACAGTCAGCTTTAGCTCGACTAACCCAAACccagaaatacatttttgaatCTGTTCTTTCAATCTTTGGAAAGGACATTGCAAACAATATCACCTTTATGATCACCTTTGCTGATGGGCAGAAACCTCCTGTCCTGGACGCCATTGAAGCTGCTGATATCCCGTGTGTAAAAGAGGGTGATAAAATCCTTCATTTCAAATTCAACAATTCTGCACTTTTTGCTCAGAATGAAGaggtggatgatgatgatgatgacaactTTGATGAAATGTTCTGGAAAATGGGAAAAGGAAGCATGAAACGATTCTTTAATTACCTGGAGAAAATGGAGACCAAAAGTCTTCAGCTCACAAAAGAGGTTCTGTCTGAACGCAAACACCTGGAGACAGTTGTAACCGGAGTGCAGCCACTCATCCAAACTGGTCTGGCAAAACTTGAGGAAATCAAAATGACAACAGCAGCACTGGAACAAAACCAGAATGTCATAAAAGAAAACGAAAACTTTGAATATGAAGTTGAAGTAGAAAAGAGTAAGAAGGTTACACTTGAAAAGGGAAAATTTGTAACAAATTGCCATGGCTGCAACTTCACCTGCCATTATCCATGTGTATATTCAAACGATGCAGATAAAAGCAAATGTGCAGCAATGAAACATGGCAACTGTAAAGTGTGTCCTGGTAAATGCCCCTGGAATGTGCATCACAACATGCAATTCAGATTTGAAACTGAAACTGTAAAACAGACGAGGACATATGCAAATCTGAAAAAGCAATATGAAGACGCTTTGGGGAAACATATGACAATAGAGAAAATCATCGATCAGTTGGAGGAAGAATATGAAGATGTACAAGAAAAAGTCTTGCAGTTAAATGATCAACTTGCCAGGAGCCTGACACGTCTGAAGGAAATTGCTCTTCGCCCAGATCCCTTGTCCACACCAGGTTACATTGAATTACTGATCGAGTCTGAGAAGCAGATGGCCAAAGCAGGGTACAAAAAGCGCATTGCTGAGTTGGAGGAGTTAAAACAACGTGCTTTGATTCTGGAGAAGGCGGAGAAAGGAGAACCACTTACTGAACACGAGAAGGGTTTGAGGTCAAGGAAAACCATTGCTCAGAAATTAAATGGTGTGTATAACGATATAAAAAACTGGTTTATAACATAA
- the LOC108265641 gene encoding leiomodin-1 isoform X2, translated as MPWSKSCADVKGEVKGEGRRRDRLRRTRSKEQRSFSRSHSREASDKDEAKDEKAHVKEEKTLYKNCKGGEMKIENEVNETSEIKPECRETERGKEMLSVTNLEGEVENKKYKQREASKKEQGSSKTSELISKLQKKEDNKEKERKDNSKNGENLRTKGLISKLQGNKEVENREKEEKGKEVEKKRESKTKGLVSKLEEQKSQKDHGRVPERRSRLRNLEDPVIEKKKEKEQEKCTEKSKLYPERDITGTEKRKDRLKRWGKVDEIEMEQERQKEEEKKPDRGKDEGKGVVKNAKTHNNVTETCSSGDDQSAKTEDEEDYMDSDTGSSMFDDLLEQVRSDDPELTELNINNSDVIKTDTLIQFAEGLRSNTHIKTFALANTRADDHVAFAIAGTLRNNTTLTGINLDSNLLTGKGILAIIDSLQHNATLKELRFHNQRHICGGKTEMEMAKVLRDNTSLLKLGYHFELAGPRMTMTNILSRNMDRQRQKRLEEQRLVKQEAHASSAPPSEEKKKLIPDKPKLKQTPQSNPVEKKESILAKVSKFNNPSSPPKATPHPKSTAAPSSSKATGKKGGLTTESSPGPPAPPPPPAPVMDIQALRRSLTSVSQRKQDSSNVSGSGTQKSSRDQLLDSIRNCNMNTLKKVEVPKWLK; from the exons atgccatggtcaaagtcctGCGCTGATGTAAAG GGGGAGGTTAAAGGTGAAGGCCGTAGACGGGATCGGCTAAGGAGAACAAGAAGCAAAGAACAGCGGAGCTTTTCTAGGTCACACAGCCGTGAAGCATCTGACAAGGATGAGGCCAAAGATGAAAAAGCACATGTCAAAGAGGAAAAAACTTTGTACAAAAATTGCAAGGGTGGAGAAATGAAAATAGAGAATGAGGTCAATGAGACCTCTGAGATCAAGCCAGAatgcagagaaacagagagagggaaagaaatgtTATCAGTGACGAATCTAGAAGGAGAGGtcgaaaataaaaaatataaacaaagggAGGCATCTAAGAAAGAGCAAGGTAGCAGCAAGACATCAGAGCTCATCTCTAAACTACAGAAAAAGGAAGATaataaagagaaggagagaaaggacAACAGTAAGAATGGAGAAAACTTGAGAACGAAAGGGTTGATATCCAAGTTACAGGGCAACAAAGAGGTAGAAAACagggagaaagaagaaaaagggaaGGAggtagagaaaaaaagagagagtaaaACAAAAGGACTAGTCTCCAAACTGGAGGAGCAGAAGAGCCAAAAAGATCATGGCAGAGTGCCAGAAAGGAGAAGCAGACTGAGAAACCTGGAGGATCCTGTgatagagaaaaagaaagaaaaggaacagGAAAAGTGCACTGAGAAAAGTAAACTCTACCCTGAAAGAGATATAACTGgaacagagaaaagaaaggacAGACTGAAACGGTGGGGAAAAGTGGATGAGATAGAGATGGagcaagaaagacagaaagaggaagagaaaaagccAGACAGAGGTAAAGATGAAGGGAAGGGTGTAGTGAAGAATGCTAAAACTCACAATAATGTTACTGAGACCTGCAGTAGTGGAGATGACCAGTCTGCCAAAACGGAGGATGAGGAAGATTATATGGACAGTGATACTGGCTCCAGCATGTTTGATGATCTCTTGGAGCAAGTGCGCAGTGATGATCCTGAACTCACCGAGCTTAACATCAACAACTCTGATGTTATCAAGACAGATACACTGATCCAGTTTGCTGAAGGACTTCGCAGTAACActcacattaaaacatttgctCTTGCCAACACAAGAGCTGACGATCATGTTGCTTTTGCCATTGCTGGGACTTTACGGAACAACACTACGTTAACAGGAATCAACCTGGATTCCAACCTTCTCACCGGCAAAGGCATTCTGGCTATCATTGATTCTTTGCAGCACAATGCCACACTTAAAGAGCTTCGCTTCCACAACCAGAGACACATCTGTGGAGGGAAGACTGAGATGGAAATGGCTAAGGTACTACGGGATAATACTTCGTTACTCAAGTTGGGTTATCACTTTGAGCTAGCTGGGCCAAGGATGACCATGACCAACATCCTTAGTCGTAATATGGACCGTCAGCGTCAGAAACGACTAGAAGAACAACGTCTTGTCAAGCAGGAAGCTCATGCAAGCTCAGCACCCCCTagtgaagagaaaaagaagcTTATACCTGATAAGCCCAAACTTAAGCAAACTCCACAGTCCAACCCTGTTGAGAAAAAGGAATCTATCCTAGCAAAAGTTTCCAAATTTAACAATCCCTCTTCACCCCCCAAAGCCACTCCACACCCCAAGTCCACAGCTGCCCCCTCATCCTCCAAAGCAACAGGTAAAAAAGGTGGGCTTACAACAGAGTCAAGCCCAGGACctccagctcctcctcctcctcctgccccAGTGATGGATATTCAGGCACTTCGGAGGTCGTTGACCTCAGTCTCTCAGCGCAAACAAGACAGCAGCAATGTCTCAGGAAGTGGAACACAAAAAAGTTCCAGAGATCAGTTGCTGGACTCTATCAGGAACTGCAACATGAACACGCTCAAAAAA GTTGAGGTTCCTAAGTGGCTGAAGTAG
- the LOC108265641 gene encoding leiomodin-1 isoform X1: MSRRKVRLARSERTVSEDSDIDSLLASLSPDEVEELERELVVIDPDPSVPVGLRQRNQTDKQPTRGYDREAMLVYCERETKKLLERELSFEGEVKGEGRRRDRLRRTRSKEQRSFSRSHSREASDKDEAKDEKAHVKEEKTLYKNCKGGEMKIENEVNETSEIKPECRETERGKEMLSVTNLEGEVENKKYKQREASKKEQGSSKTSELISKLQKKEDNKEKERKDNSKNGENLRTKGLISKLQGNKEVENREKEEKGKEVEKKRESKTKGLVSKLEEQKSQKDHGRVPERRSRLRNLEDPVIEKKKEKEQEKCTEKSKLYPERDITGTEKRKDRLKRWGKVDEIEMEQERQKEEEKKPDRGKDEGKGVVKNAKTHNNVTETCSSGDDQSAKTEDEEDYMDSDTGSSMFDDLLEQVRSDDPELTELNINNSDVIKTDTLIQFAEGLRSNTHIKTFALANTRADDHVAFAIAGTLRNNTTLTGINLDSNLLTGKGILAIIDSLQHNATLKELRFHNQRHICGGKTEMEMAKVLRDNTSLLKLGYHFELAGPRMTMTNILSRNMDRQRQKRLEEQRLVKQEAHASSAPPSEEKKKLIPDKPKLKQTPQSNPVEKKESILAKVSKFNNPSSPPKATPHPKSTAAPSSSKATGKKGGLTTESSPGPPAPPPPPAPVMDIQALRRSLTSVSQRKQDSSNVSGSGTQKSSRDQLLDSIRNCNMNTLKKVEVPKWLK; this comes from the exons ATGTCGAGGAGGAAAGTTCGTCTCGCGCGCTCTGAGCGCACAGTGAGCGAGGACTCGGATATAGACAGCCTGCTAGCGAGTCTCTCTCCCGATGAGGTGgaggagctggagagagagcTGGTTGTCATCGACCCGGATCCCAGTGTACCGGTGGGGCTCAGGCAGAGAAACCAGACCGACAAACAGCCGACACGTGGCTACGACCGTGAAGCCATGCTGGTCTACTGCGAGCGCGAGACCAAGAAACTCCTAGAGCGCGAGCTGTCCTTTGAG GGGGAGGTTAAAGGTGAAGGCCGTAGACGGGATCGGCTAAGGAGAACAAGAAGCAAAGAACAGCGGAGCTTTTCTAGGTCACACAGCCGTGAAGCATCTGACAAGGATGAGGCCAAAGATGAAAAAGCACATGTCAAAGAGGAAAAAACTTTGTACAAAAATTGCAAGGGTGGAGAAATGAAAATAGAGAATGAGGTCAATGAGACCTCTGAGATCAAGCCAGAatgcagagaaacagagagagggaaagaaatgtTATCAGTGACGAATCTAGAAGGAGAGGtcgaaaataaaaaatataaacaaagggAGGCATCTAAGAAAGAGCAAGGTAGCAGCAAGACATCAGAGCTCATCTCTAAACTACAGAAAAAGGAAGATaataaagagaaggagagaaaggacAACAGTAAGAATGGAGAAAACTTGAGAACGAAAGGGTTGATATCCAAGTTACAGGGCAACAAAGAGGTAGAAAACagggagaaagaagaaaaagggaaGGAggtagagaaaaaaagagagagtaaaACAAAAGGACTAGTCTCCAAACTGGAGGAGCAGAAGAGCCAAAAAGATCATGGCAGAGTGCCAGAAAGGAGAAGCAGACTGAGAAACCTGGAGGATCCTGTgatagagaaaaagaaagaaaaggaacagGAAAAGTGCACTGAGAAAAGTAAACTCTACCCTGAAAGAGATATAACTGgaacagagaaaagaaaggacAGACTGAAACGGTGGGGAAAAGTGGATGAGATAGAGATGGagcaagaaagacagaaagaggaagagaaaaagccAGACAGAGGTAAAGATGAAGGGAAGGGTGTAGTGAAGAATGCTAAAACTCACAATAATGTTACTGAGACCTGCAGTAGTGGAGATGACCAGTCTGCCAAAACGGAGGATGAGGAAGATTATATGGACAGTGATACTGGCTCCAGCATGTTTGATGATCTCTTGGAGCAAGTGCGCAGTGATGATCCTGAACTCACCGAGCTTAACATCAACAACTCTGATGTTATCAAGACAGATACACTGATCCAGTTTGCTGAAGGACTTCGCAGTAACActcacattaaaacatttgctCTTGCCAACACAAGAGCTGACGATCATGTTGCTTTTGCCATTGCTGGGACTTTACGGAACAACACTACGTTAACAGGAATCAACCTGGATTCCAACCTTCTCACCGGCAAAGGCATTCTGGCTATCATTGATTCTTTGCAGCACAATGCCACACTTAAAGAGCTTCGCTTCCACAACCAGAGACACATCTGTGGAGGGAAGACTGAGATGGAAATGGCTAAGGTACTACGGGATAATACTTCGTTACTCAAGTTGGGTTATCACTTTGAGCTAGCTGGGCCAAGGATGACCATGACCAACATCCTTAGTCGTAATATGGACCGTCAGCGTCAGAAACGACTAGAAGAACAACGTCTTGTCAAGCAGGAAGCTCATGCAAGCTCAGCACCCCCTagtgaagagaaaaagaagcTTATACCTGATAAGCCCAAACTTAAGCAAACTCCACAGTCCAACCCTGTTGAGAAAAAGGAATCTATCCTAGCAAAAGTTTCCAAATTTAACAATCCCTCTTCACCCCCCAAAGCCACTCCACACCCCAAGTCCACAGCTGCCCCCTCATCCTCCAAAGCAACAGGTAAAAAAGGTGGGCTTACAACAGAGTCAAGCCCAGGACctccagctcctcctcctcctcctgccccAGTGATGGATATTCAGGCACTTCGGAGGTCGTTGACCTCAGTCTCTCAGCGCAAACAAGACAGCAGCAATGTCTCAGGAAGTGGAACACAAAAAAGTTCCAGAGATCAGTTGCTGGACTCTATCAGGAACTGCAACATGAACACGCTCAAAAAA GTTGAGGTTCCTAAGTGGCTGAAGTAG